A genomic window from Litoreibacter janthinus includes:
- a CDS encoding NUDIX hydrolase — translation MTRTLRGLWDSYLSPMLQRPKRLQVAALCHRGTGDGREVLLITSRDTGRWIIPKGWPIRGLSSPEAAMQEAWEEAGVSEGSAQEKSIGTYTYDKRMRSGLPVPVETLVYSVEVEEMEKDFPEARERRLKWFSQSDAANLVQERELQTLLRDF, via the coding sequence ATGACACGAACACTTCGCGGGCTTTGGGACAGTTACCTGTCACCGATGCTTCAACGCCCCAAACGTCTTCAGGTTGCCGCGCTGTGCCATCGCGGGACGGGCGATGGGCGTGAGGTGTTGCTCATCACCAGCCGCGATACCGGACGTTGGATCATTCCCAAAGGGTGGCCCATCCGTGGGCTCAGCTCCCCCGAAGCCGCAATGCAAGAGGCTTGGGAAGAGGCGGGCGTGTCCGAAGGATCTGCGCAAGAAAAGTCCATCGGCACTTATACCTATGACAAAAGAATGCGAAGCGGGCTTCCCGTGCCTGTCGAGACTCTGGTTTATTCGGTCGAGGTCGAGGAGATGGAAAAAGATTTCCCCGAAGCTCGGGAACGACGCCTGAAATGGTTCAGCCAATCTGATGCAGCCAACCTTGTCCAAGAACGCGAGCTTCAAACGCTGTTGCGCGATTTCTAG
- a CDS encoding UPF0262 family protein — protein sequence MSKLCEVTIDDSGLPTPTPEIEQERKVAIFDLLEDNSFELPQDGAPDGPYKLDLSIRERRLVFDLHTEGGDKAAEFHLSLGPFRQVVKDYFQICESYFDAVKKLPPSQIETIDMARRGIHNEGARVLEDRLEGKAEVDTDTARRLFTLICVLHFGG from the coding sequence ATGAGTAAACTCTGTGAAGTAACGATCGACGATAGCGGTCTGCCGACGCCGACGCCCGAGATCGAGCAGGAGCGAAAGGTCGCGATCTTCGATTTGTTGGAGGACAACTCATTTGAGTTGCCACAAGACGGTGCACCGGATGGACCCTATAAGCTGGACCTGTCCATTCGGGAACGTCGGCTGGTCTTTGACCTGCACACAGAAGGCGGCGATAAGGCGGCGGAATTCCATCTGTCGCTTGGACCATTCCGGCAAGTCGTGAAGGACTATTTCCAGATTTGCGAAAGCTATTTCGACGCGGTCAAGAAGCTCCCGCCCAGCCAGATCGAAACGATCGACATGGCGCGACGAGGCATCCACAACGAGGGCGCGCGCGTCCTTGAGGATCGCCTTGAAGGCAAGGCCGAGGTCGACACCGACACGGCCCGCCGCCTGTTCACCCTCATTTGCGTTTTGCATTTCGGGGGCTGA
- a CDS encoding Maf family protein, with protein sequence MKLVLGSGSPRRLELLATLGIIPDDIRPPDINEDPLPAEKPRDYCRRIARSKAEALVLADDEVALCADTTVALGRRILGKPADAGEAAQFLLALSGRRHRVITAMAVKRGDQIWTADVVTAVKMKNLSDEELNGYLATDDWQGKAGGYAIQGPAGALIPWIQGSYTGVMGLPVAEAVNLLRAAGYKARP encoded by the coding sequence TTGAAGCTCGTGCTCGGCTCCGGCTCGCCAAGGCGGCTGGAGCTTCTGGCGACCTTGGGGATTATCCCTGACGACATCCGCCCCCCTGATATCAATGAAGACCCGCTTCCGGCTGAGAAGCCGCGCGACTATTGCCGCCGCATCGCCCGCAGCAAGGCGGAAGCTTTGGTCCTGGCGGACGATGAAGTGGCACTGTGCGCAGATACCACCGTCGCCCTTGGGCGGCGCATTCTGGGCAAACCCGCCGATGCAGGCGAGGCGGCCCAATTCCTGCTGGCATTGTCCGGCCGACGTCATCGCGTGATCACCGCAATGGCAGTGAAGCGCGGCGACCAGATATGGACCGCTGACGTTGTCACGGCGGTGAAAATGAAAAACCTCTCGGACGAAGAATTGAACGGCTATCTGGCCACAGATGACTGGCAGGGCAAGGCTGGCGGCTACGCCATCCAAGGGCCTGCGGGGGCGCTTATCCCCTGGATACAAGGCTCCTACACCGGCGTTATGGGGTTGCCCGTGGCCGAGGCGGTGAACTTGCTAAGAGCGGCAGGATATAAGGCGAGACCATGA
- the infA gene encoding translation initiation factor IF-1 yields MAKEELLEFPGVVKELLPNATFLVELENGHTIIAHTAGKMRKNRIRVLAGDKVQVEMTPYDLTKGRINYRFK; encoded by the coding sequence ATGGCCAAGGAAGAACTGCTCGAATTCCCCGGCGTCGTGAAGGAACTCCTGCCTAACGCGACATTCCTGGTCGAGCTGGAAAACGGCCATACGATCATCGCGCACACGGCAGGCAAGATGCGCAAGAACCGCATCCGCGTTCTGGCAGGCGACAAGGTGCAGGTCGAGATGACCCCCTACGATCTGACCAAGGGTCGGATCAACTACCGCTTCAAGTGA
- a CDS encoding DNA gyrase inhibitor YacG, protein MNCPICSKDTVEKYRPFCSKRCADIDLGRWMTGGYAIPSEDPVDDDELMEELEKKLGEIAAGGPAGDGSKPH, encoded by the coding sequence ATGAATTGCCCGATCTGCTCCAAAGACACGGTTGAGAAGTACCGCCCGTTTTGCTCCAAGCGCTGTGCTGACATCGATCTGGGACGTTGGATGACGGGGGGCTATGCCATTCCGAGCGAAGACCCCGTTGATGACGACGAGCTTATGGAAGAGTTGGAAAAGAAGCTCGGCGAGATCGCTGCCGGTGGTCCCGCCGGGGACGGCTCGAAGCCTCATTAG
- the murA gene encoding UDP-N-acetylglucosamine 1-carboxyvinyltransferase: MDKIIVTGNGPLKGEITISGAKNTCLKLMTAALLSDEPLTLTNVPRLSDIKTLSELLESLGCEVALLNGGNVMVLSAGKITNRKADYEMVRKLRASFNVLGPLVAREHEATVSLPGGCAIGARKVDLHLMALEKLGATITLDEGYVHCTAPNGLTGAVIEFPFVTVGGTENAITAATLAKGTTVIKNAAREPDTVDLCKCLNAMGAKITGAGTSEITIEGVDRLHGATHEVIADRIELGTFMIAPAIAGGEVELIGGRRELVDAFCQKLEATGVVITDTERGLKVTHSAGDRLRPVDVETEPFPGFPTDLQAQMMAALCLADGTSQLHETIFENRFMHAPELIRMGAQIDVQGGHATVTGVRKMKGAQVMATDLRASVSLILAGLAAEGETTVGRVYHLDRGYERIEQKLGGIGALIKRVPE; encoded by the coding sequence ATGGATAAGATCATCGTCACGGGCAACGGCCCGTTGAAGGGGGAAATCACGATCTCCGGGGCAAAGAACACCTGCCTGAAACTGATGACGGCGGCACTGCTGAGTGATGAGCCATTGACGCTCACCAATGTGCCACGCCTCTCGGACATCAAGACATTGTCGGAGCTGCTGGAGTCCCTAGGCTGCGAAGTGGCGCTGCTGAACGGTGGCAACGTGATGGTGTTGTCGGCAGGCAAGATCACCAACCGCAAAGCGGATTACGAGATGGTGCGCAAACTGCGCGCTTCGTTCAACGTGCTGGGACCGCTGGTCGCGCGGGAACATGAAGCGACGGTGTCGCTGCCGGGCGGCTGTGCCATTGGCGCTCGCAAGGTTGATTTGCACCTGATGGCGCTGGAGAAACTGGGCGCCACAATCACACTCGACGAGGGCTATGTGCATTGCACCGCGCCCAACGGATTGACCGGCGCCGTTATCGAATTCCCGTTTGTCACTGTCGGCGGCACCGAGAACGCGATCACCGCTGCGACGCTGGCCAAAGGCACGACAGTGATCAAGAACGCTGCGCGCGAGCCTGACACCGTGGATCTGTGCAAATGCCTGAACGCGATGGGTGCGAAAATCACTGGGGCCGGAACCTCCGAGATTACCATTGAAGGTGTCGACCGCCTGCACGGCGCGACGCATGAGGTCATTGCCGACCGCATCGAGCTTGGCACGTTCATGATCGCCCCTGCCATTGCCGGCGGTGAAGTGGAATTGATTGGCGGCCGGCGCGAGCTGGTAGACGCTTTCTGCCAAAAGCTGGAGGCAACAGGTGTTGTCATCACCGACACCGAGCGCGGCTTGAAAGTTACTCACTCCGCTGGCGACCGTCTGCGGCCGGTCGACGTGGAAACCGAACCTTTCCCCGGCTTCCCGACAGATTTGCAGGCGCAGATGATGGCGGCGCTGTGCCTTGCCGACGGAACCTCCCAACTGCACGAGACGATTTTCGAGAACCGTTTCATGCACGCCCCGGAACTGATCCGCATGGGTGCGCAGATTGACGTGCAAGGTGGCCATGCCACCGTAACGGGTGTTCGTAAAATGAAGGGGGCGCAGGTGATGGCGACCGACCTTCGCGCCTCGGTCTCGCTCATTTTGGCTGGTCTTGCCGCCGAAGGCGAAACCACCGTTGGTCGTGTCTACCATCTGGACCGCGGTTACGAGCGGATCGAACAGAAGCTCGGCGGTATTGGTGCCTTGATCAAACGGGTGCCCGAATGA
- a CDS encoding ribonuclease E/G: MKGALIVLGELAGREAAARLLDGKLEDVLLAPDENAPPAPGAIYRAVAERPLKGQGGMMMSLPDGQTALFRGATGLKPGTTMLVQVTSYAEPHKAVPVTDRLIFKGRSVIVTPGAKGMNVSRQIRDDDLRETLLEALHRSRAPEAGHGVILRTGAVGLDPDDIAEEADSLLDLADAVLADLEGGPELLVDAPGPHDLAWREWPHGDETVQGFEEHGVLDALALLDQEEIALGQGSMFIEPTRALVAVDVNTGGDFSPAAGLKVNLAVAKALPRALRLRGLGGQITLDLAPMPKKDRKQFELSLRSAFKADLIETSLVGWTPLGHYELQRKRERLPIPKGLAQ; this comes from the coding sequence ATGAAGGGTGCATTAATCGTATTGGGTGAGTTGGCGGGGCGCGAAGCCGCCGCGCGTCTGTTGGACGGCAAACTTGAAGACGTGTTGCTGGCCCCCGACGAAAATGCTCCGCCTGCACCAGGTGCGATCTACCGCGCCGTTGCCGAACGCCCCTTAAAAGGGCAGGGCGGTATGATGATGTCCTTGCCTGACGGGCAAACCGCGCTGTTTCGCGGGGCCACGGGGCTAAAGCCCGGCACCACGATGTTGGTGCAGGTCACAAGCTATGCGGAACCCCACAAGGCGGTGCCTGTCACGGATCGGTTGATCTTCAAAGGCCGCAGCGTAATCGTCACGCCCGGCGCCAAGGGCATGAACGTGTCGCGCCAGATTCGCGACGATGATCTCCGCGAGACTTTGCTGGAGGCGCTGCACCGTTCGCGCGCGCCAGAGGCCGGACATGGTGTCATCTTGCGCACAGGTGCTGTCGGCTTGGACCCCGACGACATTGCCGAAGAGGCGGACAGCCTGCTGGACCTGGCCGACGCCGTTCTGGCCGATCTGGAGGGCGGGCCTGAGCTTTTGGTGGATGCACCCGGCCCGCATGATCTGGCGTGGCGCGAATGGCCCCATGGCGACGAAACCGTTCAAGGGTTCGAGGAACACGGTGTGTTGGACGCGCTCGCATTGCTCGATCAAGAAGAAATTGCGCTGGGCCAAGGGTCGATGTTTATCGAGCCGACACGTGCCCTTGTCGCGGTCGACGTAAACACAGGCGGTGACTTTTCGCCCGCCGCTGGGCTGAAGGTCAATCTGGCTGTCGCCAAGGCGCTACCGCGCGCGTTGCGGCTGCGAGGTTTGGGCGGGCAGATCACGCTGGACCTTGCCCCGATGCCGAAAAAGGACCGCAAGCAATTCGAACTTTCGCTTCGCAGCGCTTTCAAAGCGGACCTGATCGAGACCTCACTGGTGGGCTGGACGCCGCTGGGGCATTACGAGCTGCAGCGCAAGCGTGAGCGTTTGCCCATCCCGAAAGGACTGGCGCAATGA
- a CDS encoding DUF2948 family protein has translation MSQDASFEDGAERSLRLTAEDAGDVTVISSLAQDAVFPIAEMSWKPAQRRFALLLNRFRWEDLPAAERRGRDFERVRAVLAFDDVSKVSSSGLDRSNTDLVLSLLSITWEPGEDGAGRFELTLAGDGAIALDVECINVTLQDVTRPYVAPSRKAPQHPE, from the coding sequence ATGAGCCAAGATGCCAGCTTTGAAGACGGTGCCGAGCGGTCTTTGCGCCTGACGGCGGAGGATGCGGGCGACGTCACGGTCATTTCCTCGCTGGCGCAAGACGCGGTTTTCCCGATCGCCGAGATGTCGTGGAAACCCGCGCAGCGCCGCTTTGCGCTTTTGCTGAACAGGTTCCGCTGGGAAGACCTGCCCGCTGCCGAACGCCGCGGCCGCGACTTCGAGCGCGTCCGCGCTGTGTTGGCGTTTGACGATGTGTCGAAAGTGTCTTCGAGCGGCTTGGACCGATCAAACACCGATCTGGTTCTGTCGCTGCTTTCGATCACCTGGGAGCCGGGCGAGGACGGGGCAGGGCGTTTCGAACTCACACTGGCAGGCGACGGTGCAATCGCGTTGGACGTCGAGTGTATCAATGTGACCTTGCAAGATGTGACACGCCCCTATGTGGCTCCGTCGCGCAAGGCGCCTCAGCACCCAGAGTGA
- the hisD gene encoding histidinol dehydrogenase — protein MPMFLNSADADFDTQFAQLLTMKREDSPDVDAVVAEIIADVQSRGDAAVIELTSKFDRMDLTPETMAFSREEMDVEIAKVPADQRAALALAAERIRAYHDRQLPSDESWEGPHGEMLGWRWTPVEAAGLYVPGGLASYPSSVLMNAIPAQVAGVERLVICAPTPDGVANPLVLLAARLSGVDTVYRIGGAQAIAAMAYGTDTITPVDKITGPGNAFVAAAKRRVFGRVGIDMIAGPSEILVIADKNNDPDWVAVDLLSQAEHDESAQSILITDDAGFGLAVANAVETRLETLERREIAGPSWRDFGAIVVVRDMDEAVALSDRIAPEHLEIACENADVLAARVRHAGAIFIGSYTPEAIGDYIGGPNHVLPTARSARFSSGLSVMDFVKRTTLARMTPEALKAIGPAAETLAKAEGLEAHGLSVRARLNRLNEQ, from the coding sequence ATGCCAATGTTTCTCAACAGCGCTGACGCTGACTTCGACACTCAATTTGCCCAGCTTCTGACCATGAAGCGCGAGGACAGCCCCGACGTGGATGCGGTGGTGGCTGAAATTATTGCAGACGTGCAATCGCGCGGCGATGCAGCTGTCATTGAGTTGACCTCCAAATTTGACCGGATGGACCTTACGCCAGAAACGATGGCCTTCTCGCGCGAGGAAATGGACGTCGAAATCGCGAAAGTCCCTGCCGACCAACGCGCGGCTCTGGCCTTGGCCGCTGAACGCATCCGAGCCTATCACGACCGCCAATTGCCAAGCGACGAATCTTGGGAAGGCCCGCATGGCGAAATGTTGGGTTGGCGCTGGACCCCTGTCGAGGCGGCGGGTCTTTACGTTCCGGGCGGCTTGGCGAGCTATCCCTCAAGCGTACTGATGAACGCCATCCCTGCGCAGGTCGCTGGGGTTGAGCGGTTGGTGATTTGTGCGCCCACACCCGACGGTGTGGCCAACCCATTGGTGCTGCTGGCGGCACGTCTATCAGGTGTGGACACGGTTTACCGGATTGGCGGCGCGCAGGCGATTGCGGCGATGGCTTACGGCACCGACACGATCACGCCGGTCGACAAAATCACTGGCCCGGGCAACGCTTTTGTGGCCGCTGCAAAGCGCCGCGTCTTCGGTCGTGTCGGAATCGATATGATTGCAGGACCATCCGAGATTTTGGTCATTGCGGATAAGAACAACGATCCGGACTGGGTGGCCGTAGATTTGCTGTCTCAGGCCGAGCATGACGAAAGTGCACAGAGCATTCTGATCACCGACGACGCAGGCTTTGGCTTGGCTGTCGCCAATGCGGTGGAGACCCGTCTCGAAACGCTGGAGCGGCGTGAGATCGCGGGCCCAAGCTGGCGCGACTTCGGGGCGATTGTCGTCGTGCGCGACATGGATGAAGCGGTCGCGTTGTCTGATCGCATTGCCCCAGAACACCTTGAGATCGCTTGCGAAAATGCGGATGTTCTTGCTGCGCGTGTGCGCCATGCCGGAGCGATTTTTATCGGCTCCTACACGCCAGAAGCTATTGGCGACTATATTGGCGGCCCCAACCATGTGCTGCCCACCGCCCGCTCTGCGCGATTCTCGTCGGGGCTGTCAGTGATGGATTTCGTCAAGCGTACCACGCTTGCCCGGATGACTCCCGAGGCCCTCAAGGCCATCGGCCCCGCCGCAGAAACGCTGGCCAAGGCTGAAGGACTGGAAGCCCACGGCCTCTCTGTCCGCGCCCGTTTGAATAGGTTGAATGAACAATGA
- a CDS encoding low molecular weight phosphatase family protein, with translation MGEDHPQSVLFCCDHNAVRSPMAEGMMKKFYGTDIYIQSAGVKNDLDIDGFTISVCAEMGVELSRHRTRSFEEMQEWGDDLSGFDLIVALSPASQRQALELTRLYHLKVEYWPILDPTGLGEGREEKLNSYRMARDQIKDRILARFGEPTAV, from the coding sequence ATGGGGGAGGATCATCCACAATCAGTTCTGTTCTGCTGCGACCACAACGCCGTGCGCTCGCCCATGGCTGAAGGGATGATGAAGAAATTCTACGGCACCGACATTTATATCCAGTCTGCCGGAGTTAAGAATGATCTAGACATCGACGGATTTACCATCTCGGTCTGCGCGGAGATGGGGGTCGAGTTGTCGCGCCACCGGACCCGGTCGTTTGAAGAGATGCAGGAGTGGGGAGACGATCTGTCGGGCTTCGATTTGATCGTCGCCCTGAGCCCCGCATCGCAGCGGCAAGCGCTTGAACTCACGCGGCTTTATCACCTTAAAGTTGAATATTGGCCGATCCTTGACCCGACGGGCTTGGGCGAAGGGCGCGAAGAAAAGCTGAATTCCTACCGCATGGCCCGCGACCAGATCAAAGACCGTATTCTAGCGCGTTTTGGCGAACCAACGGCGGTATGA
- a CDS encoding GNAT family N-acetyltransferase — protein MSVRALTRADAEAFHALHIEGVSTFPTAFLRSLDEVRNTPLLDTERMLGSGKMLGAFSGETLIGLAGLAQNDFAMARHRALLGPFYVSQNFHGQGVAQALMDAVFERAHDLGILQIELFVWSENLRAQRFYLRNGFEQTGVIPRSVIVDGVPCDDFFMVRALDR, from the coding sequence GTGAGTGTCCGCGCGCTGACCCGCGCAGACGCTGAAGCTTTTCATGCGCTGCACATCGAGGGTGTCAGCACTTTTCCGACGGCATTTTTGCGATCCCTTGATGAGGTGCGCAACACCCCCTTGCTCGACACCGAGCGGATGCTGGGCAGTGGCAAGATGCTGGGGGCATTTTCAGGCGAAACGCTGATTGGCTTGGCTGGGCTCGCGCAGAACGATTTTGCCATGGCACGTCACCGCGCGTTGCTGGGGCCATTCTATGTGAGCCAGAATTTCCATGGTCAGGGGGTGGCGCAAGCGCTGATGGACGCGGTCTTTGAGCGCGCGCATGATTTGGGTATCTTGCAGATTGAACTTTTCGTTTGGTCCGAGAACCTGCGCGCGCAGCGGTTTTACCTGCGTAACGGCTTTGAGCAGACCGGCGTGATCCCCCGCTCGGTGATCGTAGATGGCGTGCCCTGCGACGATTTCTTCATGGTGCGCGCTTTGGATCGTTGA